In Desertifilum tharense IPPAS B-1220, one DNA window encodes the following:
- a CDS encoding metal ABC transporter permease, with protein MIHIITDPLSFGFMQNAIAVAILLGILCSVVGSFLIVQQMGLLGDAIAHAVLPGLVIAFHLGIDIFVGALFSGMLSTLVIAGIQSQSRIKVDAAMALVFSGFLSLGILLITVLRSRLDLHGFLFGDILAVTHEDVMRTLGITLFVLILVKLFYKELLFYTFNPLGARAIGLPVRWIHFGLISAITLTIIASLQAVGVILVVSLLIGPGISAYLWVKELHHMMILGAIFGAFSSIIGMYLSYYWDVPSGAAIALSTIALFLITLFLSPTQGILTRR; from the coding sequence ATGATTCACATTATTACCGATCCGCTGAGTTTTGGATTTATGCAAAATGCGATCGCGGTCGCAATTTTGCTAGGAATTCTCTGTTCTGTAGTGGGGAGTTTTTTAATTGTCCAACAAATGGGATTATTAGGAGATGCGATCGCCCATGCAGTTTTACCCGGTTTAGTGATTGCCTTTCATCTAGGAATTGATATCTTCGTTGGGGCCTTATTTTCTGGAATGCTAAGTACCTTAGTCATTGCGGGGATACAATCTCAATCGCGCATTAAAGTAGATGCTGCGATGGCTTTAGTTTTCTCCGGTTTCCTTTCTTTAGGAATTCTCTTAATTACCGTACTCAGAAGCCGCCTAGACTTACATGGCTTTCTATTTGGCGATATTCTAGCCGTTACCCACGAGGATGTAATGCGGACTTTAGGGATAACCTTATTTGTCCTTATTTTAGTAAAACTTTTTTATAAAGAACTGCTATTTTACACCTTCAACCCCTTGGGGGCGCGAGCAATTGGGCTACCCGTGCGTTGGATTCATTTTGGCTTAATTTCTGCCATTACTTTAACCATTATTGCCAGTTTGCAAGCTGTAGGCGTAATCTTAGTAGTTTCTTTATTAATTGGCCCTGGAATTAGCGCCTATCTGTGGGTCAAGGAACTGCATCACATGATGATTTTAGGGGCTATCTTTGGGGCCTTCAGTAGTATTATTGGGATGTATTTGAGCTACTATTGGGATGTTCCCTCTGGGGCTGCGATCGCACTCAGCACGATTGCGCTATTTCTGATTACCCTCTTTTTAAGCCCAACCCAAGGTATTCTCACCCGTCGGTGA
- a CDS encoding SDR family oxidoreductase, giving the protein MPPTVLITGASQGSGKATALLFARKGYNVVLAARQADRLESVAQAVREIGVSALAIPTDVSQIEAVQKLVEQSLGFYDQIDVLVNNAGICLTGEMANTSLEDWQQIMNVNFWGYVYTIQALLPHFLERQQGTIVNVGSFGGKMPLPNMTAYCASKYAITGMTETLRLELTPKAIHVGIVHPGIINSDFLERAVFKGTETDTQKGRQRMQEILQGPIVSQPEEIAQAVWDVVRFKVDEKVVGPIMVATEAYRLFPGLTQWMLEQGVMGS; this is encoded by the coding sequence ATGCCTCCAACAGTTTTAATTACAGGTGCATCTCAAGGTAGCGGAAAGGCGACTGCTTTATTGTTTGCCCGTAAGGGCTATAACGTCGTTTTAGCAGCACGTCAGGCGGATCGACTAGAAAGCGTAGCACAAGCGGTTCGAGAAATCGGCGTATCAGCCTTAGCCATTCCCACGGATGTCAGCCAAATTGAAGCCGTGCAAAAGTTGGTAGAGCAATCTTTAGGCTTTTACGACCAGATTGATGTTTTAGTAAATAATGCCGGAATTTGCCTAACCGGAGAAATGGCCAATACTTCCCTAGAAGACTGGCAACAAATTATGAATGTCAACTTTTGGGGTTATGTTTATACCATTCAAGCTTTGCTGCCCCATTTCCTCGAACGCCAACAAGGGACAATCGTGAATGTGGGTTCCTTTGGTGGCAAAATGCCGCTACCGAATATGACCGCTTATTGTGCCAGCAAGTATGCCATAACGGGGATGACGGAAACCCTGCGCCTAGAACTAACCCCTAAAGCGATTCATGTGGGTATTGTTCATCCTGGGATTATTAATAGCGATTTCTTGGAACGGGCGGTATTTAAGGGAACGGAAACGGATACCCAAAAAGGTCGTCAACGGATGCAGGAGATATTACAAGGTCCCATCGTCAGCCAACCCGAAGAAATTGCTCAAGCCGTTTGGGATGTTGTGCGCTTCAAGGTTGACGAGAAAGTGGTTGGCCCCATTATGGTAGCCACCGAAGCCTATCGCTTATTCCCCGGTTTAACTCAGTGGATGTTGGAACAGGGCGTGATGGGGAGTTAG
- a CDS encoding isopenicillin N synthase family oxygenase yields the protein MAPLAFNSTIPIIDFAPFATGNPVAQREIADQISRACRGVGFFYVCNHGIPQALVNQVFEQMQALFALPLEKKSQLAWSDEVSNRGYVGIERERLDPSQPGDLKEAFNLGKQEAASPSALTMNRWPDDLEGFQPTLLTFWQACAEEMLRILQAFAIALDLPKDFFTPLHDEYDNTLRLLHYPPIAQLPKPGQIRAGAHSDYGSLTLLFQDDIGGLEVQTVSGEWVAAVPIPGTLLVNLGDLMQRWTNDVFRSTPHRVRVPPTEKQGQHRYSIAYFCHPNPKSAIACLPSCHSEQHPPQYPSILAGDYLLSRLQATY from the coding sequence ATGGCTCCACTCGCGTTTAACTCTACAATTCCCATTATTGATTTTGCGCCCTTTGCAACCGGGAACCCGGTCGCACAACGGGAGATTGCAGACCAGATTTCTCGCGCCTGTCGCGGGGTGGGTTTCTTTTATGTTTGCAATCACGGGATTCCCCAAGCTTTGGTTAACCAAGTGTTTGAGCAAATGCAGGCTTTATTTGCTCTTCCCTTAGAGAAAAAGAGTCAGTTAGCTTGGTCTGATGAGGTTAGCAATCGCGGTTATGTGGGGATAGAACGCGAACGTCTCGATCCCAGTCAGCCAGGGGATCTCAAAGAAGCATTTAATTTAGGCAAACAGGAAGCGGCGAGTCCATCAGCTTTAACTATGAATCGCTGGCCGGATGATTTAGAAGGGTTTCAGCCGACTCTGTTAACGTTCTGGCAAGCTTGTGCTGAGGAGATGTTGAGGATTTTACAAGCTTTTGCGATCGCCCTAGATCTCCCCAAGGACTTTTTTACGCCCCTACATGACGAGTACGACAATACCCTCCGTTTGCTGCACTATCCCCCAATTGCTCAATTGCCCAAACCCGGACAAATTCGCGCCGGGGCGCATTCAGATTATGGGAGCTTAACGCTGTTATTTCAAGATGACATTGGCGGGCTAGAAGTGCAAACAGTGAGTGGGGAATGGGTAGCGGCGGTTCCCATTCCCGGAACCCTTTTAGTAAATCTTGGGGATTTAATGCAGCGCTGGACTAACGACGTTTTTCGCTCAACCCCCCATCGCGTCAGGGTTCCCCCCACTGAAAAACAAGGACAACATCGCTACTCAATCGCTTATTTTTGCCATCCTAACCCCAAAAGCGCGATCGCTTGTCTCCCCAGTTGTCACAGCGAACAACACCCTCCCCAATACCCCTCCATCCTAGCCGGTGACTATCTCCTCAGTCGGCTGCAAGCCACTTACTGA
- a CDS encoding WD40 repeat domain-containing protein: MYGLSRNSKAAPISQLAYQTQFSEYVTAIAYSPNGQTLAISTAEGAIALWQNGKLQPLTPNHQDAVNAIAFSADGRYFASGGQDGRLLIWQLPEWELVANLEHNSAWVEHLAWSPHRPHLAFSYGRYVQVWDAQTQEVVVTLNFEASSVSAIAWHPIVEDLAIAGYQGVKIWSASDWDDDPETLVIPSASCSLAWSPNGEYLAAGNLDNTLVVTQWGSPYPWVMRGFPGKVRALAWSQVKAANNAPLLVAASAEGAVVWEKQADDNLGWQGRLLEQHTGIVSAIAFQPRSLLLASSDEAGELCLWQKASQLTQTLQGVGAGFSCLTWHPQGKQLAAGGKNGELLIWEKSTSGKGFGR; the protein is encoded by the coding sequence GTGTATGGTTTAAGCCGCAATTCCAAAGCTGCACCGATCTCCCAACTGGCGTATCAAACCCAGTTCAGCGAATATGTCACCGCGATCGCCTATTCCCCCAACGGGCAAACCCTAGCCATTAGTACCGCAGAAGGTGCGATCGCCCTGTGGCAAAACGGCAAGCTGCAACCCCTCACCCCTAACCATCAAGATGCGGTCAATGCGATCGCCTTTTCTGCTGATGGGCGCTACTTCGCTTCCGGGGGACAAGATGGCCGCCTGCTTATTTGGCAGCTTCCTGAGTGGGAATTGGTTGCAAACTTAGAACATAATTCCGCCTGGGTGGAACACCTCGCCTGGAGTCCCCACCGTCCCCATCTAGCCTTTAGCTATGGGCGCTACGTGCAAGTTTGGGATGCCCAAACCCAAGAAGTGGTTGTTACCTTGAACTTTGAAGCCTCATCCGTCAGCGCGATCGCATGGCACCCGATTGTTGAAGATTTAGCGATCGCCGGATACCAAGGCGTTAAAATCTGGTCAGCTTCCGACTGGGACGACGACCCTGAAACCCTCGTTATCCCTTCTGCCAGTTGCAGTCTTGCTTGGTCGCCTAACGGGGAATATCTCGCGGCGGGAAATCTCGATAACACCCTAGTGGTCACCCAATGGGGGAGTCCTTATCCTTGGGTGATGCGCGGTTTTCCTGGAAAGGTGCGGGCCTTAGCGTGGAGTCAGGTGAAAGCGGCAAACAATGCGCCCTTACTCGTCGCCGCCAGTGCAGAAGGCGCAGTCGTGTGGGAAAAACAAGCCGACGATAACCTCGGTTGGCAAGGGCGACTCTTAGAGCAGCATACCGGAATCGTCAGCGCGATCGCCTTTCAACCCCGTTCTCTCCTCCTCGCCTCCAGCGATGAAGCCGGAGAATTATGTCTTTGGCAAAAAGCCTCCCAACTCACCCAAACCCTACAGGGTGTAGGCGCGGGTTTCTCTTGTTTAACCTGGCATCCCCAAGGCAAACAACTTGCCGCCGGAGGAAAGAACGGCGAGTTATTAATTTGGGAAAAATCCACCTCTGGAAAAGGTTTCGGACGGTAG
- a CDS encoding four helix bundle protein, with protein sequence MSRVDRFEDLIAWQKARMLTQEIYQATRQGEFSRDFGLTGQMQRASVSIMSNIAEGFERNRPGEFHQFLSIAKSSCAEVRSQLYVALDVGYLNQNQFNQLLSQSQEVAKIIGGLRSSIEKKRDDSNR encoded by the coding sequence ATGAGTAGAGTAGACCGATTTGAAGATTTGATTGCTTGGCAAAAAGCACGGATGCTAACCCAGGAGATTTATCAAGCCACACGCCAGGGCGAGTTTTCTAGAGACTTTGGGCTAACGGGGCAAATGCAACGAGCATCGGTTTCCATCATGTCTAACATTGCTGAAGGCTTTGAGCGAAATAGACCCGGCGAATTTCATCAATTTCTTTCCATTGCTAAATCTTCTTGTGCCGAAGTCCGTTCTCAACTTTATGTCGCTTTAGATGTTGGCTATCTTAATCAAAATCAATTTAACCAACTTTTATCCCAATCTCAAGAAGTCGCCAAAATCATTGGCGGTTTACGGTCATCCATAGAGAAAAAAAGAGATGACTCTAACCGCTAA
- a CDS encoding metal ABC transporter ATP-binding protein produces the protein MLEVLHLAVNYRGTAALENISFSLNPGQVVGVIGPNGAGKSTMIKAILGLIPKRQGIIRYRNQALSRQLSQVAYVPQRSQIDWDYPITVKNVVMMGRTRHTGWLRSPSRASKAIVQAALERVGMWEFRHRQIGELSGGQQQRVFLAQSLAQEADLFFFDEPFVGIDKTTETIIFNIFDELKTAGKTLLVVGHDLGEAARQYDRFLLLNKYLIAQGSKSEVITSQNLQQAYGDSVLWQLTADR, from the coding sequence ATGTTAGAGGTTCTGCATCTCGCAGTCAACTACCGAGGAACTGCGGCGCTAGAAAACATCAGCTTTAGCCTCAATCCGGGGCAAGTTGTCGGCGTCATTGGTCCCAACGGTGCGGGAAAAAGCACGATGATTAAAGCGATTTTGGGACTCATCCCCAAACGTCAAGGGATTATCCGCTATCGCAACCAAGCCTTATCGCGCCAATTATCTCAGGTTGCTTACGTACCGCAGCGATCGCAAATTGACTGGGACTATCCAATTACCGTCAAAAACGTAGTAATGATGGGACGAACCCGCCACACCGGATGGTTGCGTTCCCCCTCTCGCGCCTCCAAAGCCATCGTTCAAGCCGCTTTAGAACGGGTGGGAATGTGGGAATTCAGACATCGCCAAATTGGAGAACTCTCTGGGGGACAGCAGCAGCGCGTCTTTTTAGCCCAATCTTTAGCCCAAGAAGCCGATTTATTCTTCTTTGACGAACCGTTTGTGGGCATTGATAAGACCACAGAAACCATTATTTTTAACATCTTTGACGAACTCAAAACCGCCGGAAAAACCCTATTAGTAGTCGGTCATGACTTAGGGGAAGCCGCCCGTCAATACGACCGCTTTTTACTCTTGAATAAATATTTAATTGCCCAAGGTTCAAAATCAGAGGTCATTACTTCACAAAACCTGCAACAAGCCTACGGCGATTCTGTTTTGTGGCAGTTAACAGCCGATCGCTAA
- the pyk gene encoding pyruvate kinase, with protein sequence MISSNHRTKIVATLGPASRSPEVLKRMVEAGMSVARLNFSHGSYEDHAQTVSLIRTVSRELDTPITILQDLQGPKIRVGYLPKDEIELIEGEFLTLVPIDEYDESPDTVSIDYPYLAEEAQPGTQIMLDDGLLELVVCAVQGNAVQCQILKGGTLKSRKGVNLPNLNLRLPSLTDKDKQDLEFGISQGVDWVSLSFIRSAEDIRSLKALLAQHNADLPVIAKLEKPQAIENLESILDECDGVMVARGDLGVEVRPEKVPMIQKHIIRRCNHRGLPVITATQMLESMIHNPRPTRAEASDVANAIVDGTDAVMLSGESAVGAYPVHAVEIMARIASEVEKDVVFDNLPPADTDETHAISEALNVIDKIVNLRCVVAFTSSGYSAMLASGERPKVPVVALTPNIKVYHRLNLIWGVKPLWIDYEVTSFEDVIKQAEACLLERNLAIKGDRILIMGGIPMSIAGGTNFLKIHKIPD encoded by the coding sequence ATGATTTCATCCAATCACCGGACTAAAATTGTTGCTACCCTAGGCCCTGCAAGTCGGTCGCCTGAAGTCCTCAAGCGTATGGTAGAAGCGGGAATGAGTGTCGCCCGCCTCAACTTTTCTCACGGCAGTTATGAAGATCATGCCCAAACGGTTTCTCTGATTCGGACCGTTTCTCGCGAGTTAGATACCCCGATTACGATTTTACAAGACTTACAAGGGCCGAAAATTCGGGTCGGATATTTACCCAAAGATGAGATTGAGTTAATCGAAGGCGAATTTCTGACGCTAGTCCCTATCGATGAATATGACGAAAGCCCCGATACTGTCTCGATTGATTATCCCTATTTAGCAGAGGAAGCCCAACCCGGTACGCAAATCATGTTAGATGATGGTTTGTTGGAACTGGTGGTTTGCGCGGTTCAGGGGAATGCGGTTCAGTGCCAAATTCTTAAAGGCGGTACCCTGAAAAGTCGTAAGGGGGTTAACTTGCCTAACCTGAATTTGCGCCTTCCTTCGCTGACGGATAAGGATAAGCAGGATTTGGAGTTTGGGATTTCTCAAGGGGTGGATTGGGTTTCCCTCAGTTTTATTCGTTCGGCGGAAGATATTCGTTCCCTCAAAGCTTTACTCGCCCAACACAATGCAGATTTGCCTGTAATTGCCAAACTGGAGAAACCCCAAGCGATTGAAAATCTAGAATCGATTCTCGATGAGTGCGATGGGGTGATGGTGGCTAGGGGCGATTTGGGGGTGGAGGTACGCCCCGAAAAGGTGCCGATGATTCAAAAGCATATTATTCGCCGCTGCAATCATCGCGGTTTACCCGTGATTACGGCGACTCAGATGCTAGAAAGCATGATTCACAATCCCCGCCCCACGCGGGCTGAGGCTAGCGATGTGGCGAACGCGATTGTTGATGGCACCGATGCGGTGATGCTGTCGGGAGAGTCGGCGGTGGGGGCTTACCCGGTACATGCGGTAGAAATTATGGCGCGGATTGCATCGGAGGTGGAAAAGGATGTGGTGTTCGACAATCTGCCACCCGCCGATACGGATGAAACCCACGCCATTAGCGAAGCGTTAAATGTGATTGACAAAATCGTGAATTTGCGCTGTGTTGTGGCGTTTACCAGTAGCGGCTACAGCGCGATGCTTGCTTCTGGGGAACGCCCGAAGGTGCCTGTGGTGGCGCTAACGCCAAATATTAAGGTCTATCACCGTTTAAACCTGATTTGGGGGGTGAAGCCGTTGTGGATTGATTATGAGGTGACTTCGTTTGAGGATGTGATTAAGCAAGCCGAAGCTTGTTTGCTGGAACGGAATTTGGCGATTAAGGGCGATCGCATTTTAATTATGGGCGGTATCCCGATGAGTATCGCAGGCGGCACTAATTTCCTGAAAATTCACAAAATCCCAGATTAA
- a CDS encoding GTP-binding protein: MDRVPVTVLTGYLGAGKTTLLNRILTYEHGKKVAVIVNEFGEVGIDNQLVIDADEEIFEMNNGCICCTVRGDLIRIIGNLMKRRNQFDHLVIETTGLADPAPVIQTFFMDDDMRDKLSLDAVVTVVDAKHIHQHWEADEAQEQIAFADIILLNKVDLVSPDELTELENRIRAMNAIAKIYRTQNAYLEMEALLGVQAFDLQRALEVDPQFLSEDAHEHDETVGSVAIAEPGELDGDKLNQWISELLRTQGPDIFRMKGILNIAGEDHRFVFQGVHMLFDGTRDRPWKPTETRKNELVFIGRHLNASQLKEDFRQCMV; encoded by the coding sequence ATGGATCGAGTGCCTGTAACGGTTTTAACCGGGTATTTGGGTGCGGGAAAAACCACCCTCCTTAACCGCATCCTCACCTATGAACATGGGAAGAAGGTCGCCGTTATCGTCAACGAATTTGGCGAAGTGGGAATTGACAATCAATTGGTGATTGATGCTGACGAAGAAATTTTTGAGATGAATAACGGGTGTATTTGTTGCACCGTGCGCGGCGATTTAATTCGGATTATCGGCAATTTGATGAAGCGGCGCAATCAATTTGACCATTTGGTGATTGAAACCACGGGTTTAGCCGATCCGGCCCCAGTGATTCAAACCTTTTTTATGGATGACGATATGCGGGATAAACTCTCGCTAGATGCGGTGGTGACAGTGGTGGATGCCAAACACATTCATCAGCATTGGGAAGCGGATGAAGCCCAAGAACAGATTGCGTTTGCCGATATTATTTTGCTGAATAAAGTGGATTTAGTCAGCCCCGACGAATTGACAGAACTCGAAAACCGGATTCGGGCAATGAATGCGATCGCCAAAATTTATCGCACCCAAAATGCCTATCTAGAAATGGAGGCTTTGCTAGGCGTGCAAGCCTTCGATCTGCAACGCGCCTTAGAAGTAGACCCCCAATTTCTCAGCGAAGACGCCCACGAACATGATGAAACCGTGGGTTCAGTGGCGATCGCAGAACCCGGAGAACTCGACGGCGACAAACTAAACCAATGGATTAGCGAACTGTTACGCACCCAAGGGCCCGATATTTTTAGAATGAAAGGCATCCTCAACATTGCCGGAGAAGACCATCGTTTTGTGTTTCAAGGGGTGCATATGCTCTTTGACGGCACCCGCGATCGCCCTTGGAAGCCAACGGAAACCCGCAAAAACGAACTAGTCTTTATTGGGCGTCACCTGAATGCCAGCCAACTGAAAGAGGACTTTCGCCAGTGTATGGTTTAA
- the psb34 gene encoding photosystem II assembly protein Psb34, producing MYTTINNEGTLNNYAAEPKLYYAEYPSLEQQQRYMLQGAIAVLLVGFLLLTSFAVS from the coding sequence ATGTACACTACCATCAACAACGAAGGAACTCTCAACAACTACGCCGCCGAACCTAAGCTTTACTACGCAGAGTATCCTTCCCTCGAACAGCAACAACGCTACATGCTCCAAGGTGCGATCGCAGTCTTACTAGTCGGTTTCCTACTATTAACCAGTTTTGCCGTCAGCTAA
- the crtR gene encoding beta-carotene hydroxylase: protein MSEAHRPLTVPKELLAPSGDVNPNVLMFLTSVTLVSVSTVGYFCWNWPDWLSFCSNVLALHMVGTVIHDASHHAAHRNRIINAILGHGSALMLGFAFPVFTRVHMQHHANVNDPENDPDHFVSTAGPLWLINARFFYHEIFFFKRRLWRKYELLEWFLSRLIVVAIVWFAIQHQCLGYVMNFWFVPAGVVGLALGLFFDYLPHRPFVERDRWLNARVYPSRILNLLIGGQNYHLIHHLWPSIPWYRYQAAYEATKHLLDEKGSPQSLGLLEKTEFWSFLYDVFIGIRFHRRPQPIVESAIALSLDEKTEEQNLPTSVS, encoded by the coding sequence ATGTCGGAGGCGCACAGGCCCCTGACTGTCCCGAAGGAGCTTTTAGCCCCATCCGGTGACGTTAACCCCAATGTACTGATGTTTCTAACTTCAGTAACCCTCGTTTCTGTCTCTACAGTGGGTTATTTTTGTTGGAACTGGCCGGACTGGTTGAGTTTTTGCAGCAATGTTCTCGCCCTCCATATGGTCGGGACAGTCATTCATGATGCCTCTCATCATGCTGCCCATCGCAACCGCATTATTAATGCCATTCTGGGGCATGGTAGCGCGTTAATGCTGGGGTTTGCTTTCCCGGTGTTTACGCGGGTTCATATGCAGCATCACGCCAATGTCAACGATCCCGAAAACGATCCGGATCACTTTGTTTCAACGGCGGGTCCCTTGTGGTTGATTAATGCCCGATTTTTCTATCACGAAATTTTCTTCTTTAAACGGCGGCTGTGGCGCAAGTATGAGTTGTTGGAATGGTTTCTTAGCCGCTTAATTGTCGTTGCGATTGTTTGGTTTGCGATACAGCACCAGTGTTTGGGCTATGTGATGAATTTTTGGTTTGTCCCGGCGGGTGTGGTGGGGCTGGCGTTGGGGCTATTTTTTGATTATCTGCCCCATCGTCCCTTTGTGGAGCGCGATCGCTGGTTGAATGCTAGAGTCTACCCCAGCCGCATCCTAAACCTATTGATTGGCGGGCAAAATTATCACCTCATTCATCATCTGTGGCCTTCCATTCCCTGGTATCGGTATCAAGCCGCCTACGAAGCCACCAAACATTTATTAGATGAGAAGGGTTCGCCCCAGTCGTTGGGCTTATTAGAAAAAACAGAATTTTGGAGTTTTCTTTACGATGTGTTTATTGGAATTCGCTTCCACCGTCGTCCTCAACCCATTGTCGAAAGTGCGATCGCTCTTTCTTTAGACGAAAAAACTGAAGAGCAAAACCTTCCAACTTCTGTCTCTTAA
- a CDS encoding COP23 domain-containing protein → MQKFLSFHQVTHWGKQAMRLSLFSLLASATWMPPSSATPSQGIKQLEPDLPELEPASTNPADTPRFTCQLVDGSYTVMYEPDSQPGAFYAWAKPTTLGGGWSEERRCNEISRRLEFYRPDGLLELQTGLENGYDIVCATSVRDSACRIVFTVPPGQDPQLTRDRVFENLTIADRGESTQAINTFVDGGRSFDILGQLNRELGIDLSNLGQNPRSRSSAINLRPFLDPADGGTGRRLR, encoded by the coding sequence ATGCAGAAATTCTTATCATTCCATCAAGTCACCCATTGGGGAAAACAGGCGATGCGCTTATCGCTATTCAGCTTGCTGGCTAGCGCAACATGGATGCCGCCCAGTTCTGCGACCCCCTCCCAGGGTATAAAACAGCTAGAACCCGATTTACCAGAACTCGAACCCGCTTCTACCAATCCTGCGGATACCCCTCGGTTTACCTGCCAACTGGTGGATGGTTCCTACACCGTCATGTACGAACCCGACAGTCAACCCGGCGCTTTCTATGCTTGGGCAAAACCCACCACTTTAGGAGGAGGATGGAGTGAAGAGAGACGCTGTAACGAGATTAGCCGCCGCTTAGAATTTTATCGCCCCGATGGTTTGCTGGAATTACAAACCGGGCTAGAGAATGGCTACGATATCGTCTGTGCAACCTCTGTACGCGATTCAGCTTGCCGGATCGTATTCACCGTTCCACCCGGTCAAGACCCGCAACTCACCCGCGATCGCGTCTTTGAAAATTTAACCATAGCCGATCGCGGCGAATCAACCCAAGCAATTAACACCTTTGTAGATGGGGGACGTTCCTTCGATATCCTCGGTCAGCTTAACCGAGAACTCGGCATCGACTTATCCAACTTAGGACAAAATCCGCGATCGCGATCGTCCGCCATTAACCTCCGCCCCTTCCTCGATCCTGCTGATGGTGGTACGGGTAGAAGACTGCGTTGA